One Natrinema salaciae genomic region harbors:
- a CDS encoding complex I NDUFA9 subunit family protein, translating into MDVLVAGGTGFIGRALCRVLIDRGHGVTAVSRTPDADDLPGAVETVAADVTGPNLGSIVDGHDGVVNLVALPSHVQPRDRSHDAVHFEATRRLVAASERTGVERFVQLSGLGVESGIETAYFRAKRRSERVVRESDLEWVIYRPSVVFGDGCAFVPFVERMVPPLVTPLPGGGRMALQPIWVDDLAPMLADGLEADRHVGQCYEIGGPERLTLAETVTLIRGGGVVVPIPMSVAAVAAMLVDPVPWIPFGRDQYRVLTVDNTTADNDVTAFGVAPESLRTLSASLEGPEVSL; encoded by the coding sequence ATGGACGTCCTGGTTGCGGGTGGCACGGGGTTCATCGGCCGGGCGCTGTGTCGCGTCCTGATCGATCGCGGTCACGGCGTCACGGCAGTCTCGCGGACCCCGGACGCGGACGATCTCCCGGGGGCCGTCGAGACGGTTGCAGCCGACGTGACGGGTCCGAACCTCGGGTCGATCGTGGACGGTCACGACGGAGTCGTGAATCTCGTCGCGCTCCCGTCGCACGTCCAGCCGCGGGACCGGAGTCACGACGCGGTCCACTTCGAGGCGACCCGCCGGCTCGTGGCGGCCAGCGAACGGACCGGAGTCGAGCGATTCGTCCAGTTGAGCGGCCTGGGTGTCGAATCGGGAATCGAGACGGCCTACTTTCGGGCGAAACGGCGGTCCGAACGCGTCGTTCGCGAGTCCGACCTCGAGTGGGTGATCTACCGCCCCTCCGTCGTCTTCGGCGACGGCTGTGCGTTCGTTCCGTTCGTCGAGCGGATGGTACCGCCGCTGGTGACGCCGCTGCCGGGGGGCGGACGAATGGCCCTGCAGCCGATCTGGGTCGACGATCTCGCGCCGATGCTCGCGGACGGACTCGAGGCCGATCGTCACGTCGGGCAGTGCTACGAGATCGGCGGGCCCGAACGGCTCACGCTCGCCGAGACGGTCACGCTGATCCGCGGCGGGGGCGTCGTCGTCCCGATCCCGATGTCGGTGGCGGCAGTTGCGGCGATGCTCGTCGATCCCGTCCCGTGGATCCCGTTCGGTCGCGACCAGTACCGCGTGCTGACGGTGGACAACACGACGGCCGACAACGACGTTACGGCGTTCGGAGTCGCGCCGGAGTCGCTCCGAACGCTGTCGGCGTCTCTCGAGGGGCCGGAGGTGTCGCTGTGA
- a CDS encoding DUF4166 domain-containing protein, whose amino-acid sequence MTGLFEREIGDDWRTLHPRIRDRYGLESGTGREAVGTGRMYELDRSPLAVPALWLGSLDDFLVPERGTDVPFTIVTSPFVDAAGNEALVLRRRFETSPPRTFVDTLRWNPDRGCLTDLFGRSGHLAADVRIGADDGALALSIGTQWLRVNGRYVELPSPLSVDGTLRDWYDDDAGRFRVSAAITNPLLGTVFGYDGVFENDLRPATRAVTGRPPLGGIELPGENA is encoded by the coding sequence GTGACGGGTCTGTTCGAACGCGAGATCGGCGACGACTGGCGGACGCTCCACCCTCGAATCCGGGACCGGTACGGGCTCGAGTCGGGGACGGGCCGCGAAGCGGTGGGCACCGGTCGCATGTACGAACTCGACAGGAGTCCCCTCGCGGTGCCGGCCCTCTGGCTCGGTTCGCTCGACGATTTTCTCGTTCCCGAACGGGGGACCGACGTTCCGTTTACCATCGTGACGTCGCCGTTCGTCGACGCCGCGGGGAACGAGGCGCTGGTCCTCCGCCGGCGCTTCGAGACCTCGCCGCCGCGAACGTTCGTCGACACGCTGCGGTGGAACCCGGATCGCGGCTGTCTCACCGATCTGTTCGGCAGGAGCGGCCACCTCGCTGCTGACGTTCGTATCGGTGCCGACGACGGCGCGTTAGCGCTCTCGATTGGCACACAGTGGCTCCGGGTGAACGGCCGGTACGTCGAACTCCCGTCCCCGCTGTCGGTCGACGGCACCCTCCGGGACTGGTACGACGACGACGCCGGCCGGTTTCGGGTCTCGGCAGCGATCACGAATCCGCTGCTCGGAACGGTCTTCGGGTACGACGGTGTGTTCGAGAACGACCTTCGACCAGCCACACGGGCTGTAACGGGGCGACCGCCCCTCGGCGGAATCGAGCTGCCCGGTGAGAACGCGTGA
- a CDS encoding YndJ family transporter — translation MTDVEAATGRLPRSAAIPHPRVAGRRVADVTAAVGGVLWLGLVAGTVSGAVPVPVPALYVCLAALVLVPLGLGLVAVPREVAIATTAYRAAVFGQLPAALALAIALATPRGSIGGIALTFPWLGVTGAIALCGVGRLASRSGGPIPELAIDAGLLYVPVAATFLVLHAAGISLRFAPILVLLTGVHFHYAGFALPLVVGLTGRRLTDGDGRFPATITGRVTAVVTPVVVGGIGLIAVGITFSPLLEVVAVAAFTAGVVGFATCTLRGVVPAVPRLPGLLFAVAALSLCWTMALAFAFAFGSLSGTPPLVSIPEMIRWHGSVNAFGFALPSLVAFRLLEA, via the coding sequence GTGACTGACGTCGAGGCGGCTACCGGTCGTCTGCCGCGTTCGGCGGCGATCCCACACCCTCGAGTCGCGGGTCGGCGCGTCGCTGACGTGACCGCGGCGGTGGGTGGTGTCCTCTGGCTCGGCCTCGTCGCCGGCACGGTCAGCGGAGCGGTTCCCGTCCCCGTCCCGGCGCTGTACGTGTGCCTCGCCGCGCTCGTGCTCGTCCCGCTCGGTCTCGGACTGGTCGCGGTGCCTCGAGAGGTGGCTATCGCGACGACCGCCTATCGAGCCGCCGTCTTCGGACAGCTGCCGGCCGCGCTGGCGCTCGCTATCGCGCTCGCCACGCCACGGGGATCGATCGGCGGGATCGCGCTCACTTTCCCGTGGCTCGGCGTTACCGGTGCAATCGCGCTCTGTGGCGTCGGCCGGCTCGCGTCCCGCAGCGGCGGCCCGATACCCGAACTCGCGATCGATGCCGGCCTGTTGTACGTTCCGGTCGCCGCGACGTTCCTCGTCCTGCACGCGGCCGGCATCAGTCTCAGATTCGCGCCGATACTCGTCCTCCTGACGGGCGTTCACTTCCACTACGCCGGATTCGCGTTGCCGCTCGTCGTCGGCCTGACGGGGCGACGCCTGACGGACGGAGACGGGCGGTTCCCGGCGACGATCACGGGACGGGTGACCGCCGTTGTCACGCCGGTCGTCGTCGGTGGCATCGGCCTGATCGCAGTCGGGATCACGTTCTCGCCGCTGCTCGAGGTCGTCGCGGTCGCCGCGTTCACGGCCGGCGTCGTAGGATTCGCGACGTGCACGCTCCGCGGCGTCGTTCCGGCGGTGCCGCGACTGCCGGGACTGCTTTTCGCCGTCGCCGCGCTGTCGCTGTGCTGGACGATGGCGCTGGCGTTCGCCTTCGCTTTCGGCTCGCTTTCGGGGACGCCGCCGCTCGTTTCGATTCCCGAGATGATCCGCTGGCACGGGAGCGTCAACGCGTTCGGGTTCGCACTCCCGTCTCTGGTCGCGTTCCGGCTGCTCGAGGCGTGA
- a CDS encoding CapA family protein — MSGTRRRFLAATGAAVLGGCTAPAADRVAFEDHERSGTTIGFVGDAMLGRNLDDRYGRAGVDPATVWGDLRPRLQSLDGVCCNLECCLSTRGERFPDRTYYFRADPEWAVPALDAGNVRFASLANNHAMDYGRDALRDTLDALAAGEIELAGAGETPAAAYAPATFSVGDVDVAVVSFADHYAVYGATDDRPGTAYVETDPDDSETRRLVGNAIERATATDPDLLVASVHWGPNWVEHPDDDLVAFGHWLVDQGVDLVHGHSAHVVQGIERYGDGVVLHDTGDIVDDYVIKDDLRNDRSFLFEVGVDGGTLEELRLVPVVIADEAVSRAGESEAAWLRETMRDRSAPFGTAYERDGDDLVLSL; from the coding sequence ATGAGCGGAACCCGCCGGCGGTTCCTCGCGGCGACCGGAGCCGCGGTGCTCGGCGGCTGTACCGCGCCCGCGGCGGATCGGGTCGCGTTCGAGGACCACGAGCGCTCCGGGACGACGATCGGTTTCGTCGGCGACGCGATGCTCGGCCGAAACCTCGACGATCGCTACGGACGAGCGGGCGTCGATCCGGCGACCGTCTGGGGCGACCTCCGACCGCGGCTGCAGTCCCTCGACGGCGTCTGCTGTAACCTCGAGTGTTGCCTGTCGACGCGGGGCGAACGGTTTCCCGATCGGACGTACTACTTCCGAGCGGACCCCGAGTGGGCCGTTCCAGCCCTCGACGCCGGCAACGTTCGGTTCGCGTCGCTGGCGAACAATCACGCGATGGACTACGGGAGGGACGCACTGCGGGACACCCTCGACGCGCTCGCGGCCGGCGAGATCGAACTGGCCGGTGCCGGCGAGACGCCGGCGGCCGCCTACGCGCCGGCCACGTTTTCCGTCGGCGACGTCGACGTCGCCGTCGTCTCGTTCGCGGATCACTACGCGGTGTACGGCGCGACCGACGACCGACCCGGAACCGCCTACGTCGAGACGGATCCGGACGACTCCGAGACCCGGCGTCTGGTCGGTAACGCGATCGAGCGCGCGACGGCGACCGATCCGGATCTCCTCGTCGCCTCCGTTCACTGGGGGCCGAACTGGGTCGAACACCCCGACGACGATCTCGTCGCGTTCGGCCACTGGCTCGTCGATCAGGGCGTCGACCTCGTGCACGGTCACAGCGCCCACGTCGTTCAGGGGATCGAACGATACGGCGACGGCGTCGTGCTCCACGACACCGGCGATATCGTCGACGATTACGTGATCAAAGACGACCTCCGGAACGACCGCAGCTTCCTCTTCGAAGTCGGCGTCGACGGCGGGACCCTCGAGGAGCTACGGCTGGTCCCCGTCGTGATCGCGGACGAAGCCGTCTCTCGCGCCGGGGAAAGCGAGGCGGCCTGGCTCCGGGAGACGATGCGCGACCGCTCTGCCCCGTTCGGGACCGCGTACGAACGGGACGGTGACGACCTCGTGCTCTCGCTGTAA
- a CDS encoding CapA family protein — translation MSRHRRTFLATAPAVAVGGCVAPKVDPAVTDDRDSATDRDGGGRTETTIGFAGDTMVGRELNQQYGRSDVDPATIWGDLRPRLESLDGVCCNLECCLSTRGEPAPGRTYHFRGDPEWAVPALSAGNVQFASLANNHAMDFGPVSLTDTRDVLTDAGIDVAGAGETPAAARAPATFSVGDVDVAVVSFADRYVGYAATDDRPGIAHIDPDPSNAETQRVVGDAIERATATDPDLLVASVHLGPNWVERPSGQLIAFDHWLVDRGVDLVHGHSAHVVQGIERYGDGVVLHDTGDFVDDFGIKDDLGNNRSYLFEVTLEDGALQEIRLVPIEIDDGVSRASEEAAAWLRETMRARSVLFETTYERDGDGLVVQL, via the coding sequence ATGAGTCGACACCGACGAACGTTCCTCGCGACCGCTCCCGCGGTCGCAGTCGGCGGCTGCGTCGCACCCAAAGTCGATCCGGCCGTCACCGACGACCGCGATTCCGCGACCGATCGCGACGGCGGCGGGCGCACCGAAACGACGATCGGCTTCGCCGGCGATACAATGGTCGGACGGGAGCTCAACCAGCAGTACGGGCGGTCCGACGTCGACCCGGCGACGATCTGGGGCGATCTCCGGCCCCGGCTCGAGTCCCTGGACGGCGTCTGCTGTAACCTCGAGTGCTGTCTGTCGACGCGCGGCGAACCGGCCCCCGGACGGACGTATCACTTTCGCGGCGATCCGGAGTGGGCGGTCCCCGCGCTCAGCGCGGGGAACGTTCAGTTCGCATCGCTAGCGAACAATCACGCGATGGATTTCGGGCCGGTTTCACTGACCGATACGAGAGACGTGCTCACCGACGCGGGAATCGACGTCGCGGGTGCCGGCGAGACGCCGGCGGCCGCCCGCGCGCCGGCCACGTTTTCCGTCGGCGACGTCGACGTCGCCGTCGTCTCGTTCGCGGACCGATACGTGGGCTACGCTGCGACCGACGATCGGCCGGGAATCGCGCACATCGATCCGGACCCGTCGAATGCCGAAACCCAGCGGGTCGTCGGCGACGCGATCGAGCGCGCGACGGCGACCGATCCGGATCTCCTCGTCGCCTCCGTCCACCTGGGACCAAACTGGGTCGAGCGTCCCAGCGGACAGCTCATCGCGTTCGATCACTGGCTCGTCGATCGGGGCGTCGACCTCGTGCACGGTCACAGCGCCCACGTCGTTCAGGGGATCGAACGATACGGCGACGGCGTCGTGCTCCACGACACCGGCGATTTCGTCGACGATTTCGGGATCAAAGACGACCTCGGCAACAACCGCAGCTACCTCTTCGAAGTGACGCTCGAGGACGGAGCGCTCCAGGAGATACGGCTCGTCCCGATCGAAATCGACGACGGCGTCTCCCGCGCCAGCGAGGAGGCGGCGGCGTGGCTCCGGGAGACGATGCGCGCTCGGTCCGTGCTGTTCGAGACGACGTACGAACGGGACGGGGATGGGCTCGTAGTCCAGCTGTGA
- a CDS encoding uroporphyrinogen-III synthase, which produces MSETPTTPTVAVFRPDDDRLERAAALLADLGAEPVADPMLAVKPTGELPRTDADYVVFTSKTGAELVAEAGWEPRGETVCAIGPATAEALRDEGYPVDLVPEEFTSSGLVAALAGTAEPRVDGARVEVARSDHGSRVLLEGLDDAGAYVHETVLYRLVRPDGSGTSTELAAEGGLDAACFTSSLTVEHFLEAAAERGIREAAVAGLADATVGAIGEPTATTAAERGIDVTVVPDEATFDALARETVAAATATREE; this is translated from the coding sequence ATGAGCGAGACCCCCACGACACCCACAGTCGCCGTCTTCCGGCCCGACGACGATCGCCTCGAGCGAGCCGCGGCGTTGCTCGCGGACCTCGGTGCCGAGCCGGTCGCGGACCCGATGCTCGCGGTGAAGCCGACCGGCGAACTCCCCCGAACCGATGCCGACTACGTCGTCTTTACGAGCAAAACGGGGGCCGAACTCGTCGCCGAAGCGGGCTGGGAACCCCGCGGCGAGACCGTCTGTGCCATCGGCCCCGCGACGGCCGAGGCGCTCCGCGACGAGGGGTACCCGGTCGACCTCGTCCCCGAGGAGTTCACCTCGAGCGGCCTCGTCGCGGCGCTCGCGGGGACCGCGGAGCCACGAGTCGACGGGGCACGCGTCGAGGTCGCCCGCAGCGACCACGGCAGTCGCGTGCTGCTCGAGGGACTCGACGACGCGGGCGCGTACGTCCACGAGACCGTCCTGTACCGGTTGGTTCGACCCGACGGAAGCGGGACGTCGACGGAGCTGGCCGCCGAGGGCGGGCTCGACGCCGCGTGTTTCACCTCGTCGCTGACCGTCGAGCACTTCCTCGAGGCCGCCGCGGAACGGGGCATCCGGGAGGCGGCGGTCGCGGGACTCGCGGACGCCACCGTGGGCGCCATCGGCGAGCCGACGGCGACGACCGCCGCCGAGCGAGGGATCGATGTCACTGTGGTCCCCGACGAGGCGACCTTCGACGCGCTCGCGCGCGAAACGGTGGCAGCGGCGACGGCGACCCGCGAGGAGTAG